A genome region from Streptomyces xanthophaeus includes the following:
- a CDS encoding ATP-binding protein, with the protein MATVELRFSAQPEHVRTARLVAAAVARRVGVEEAVLDEVRLAVGEACSRAVGLHRSNGLTAPVRVVLTEEDKVFSIEVGDEVPGPSGSASDAVSGITAVLESEGETEDEMGLAVISGLVDDVEVSSDESGGTIRMSWPLSGVSELP; encoded by the coding sequence ATGGCCACCGTTGAACTGCGCTTCAGCGCCCAGCCCGAACACGTCCGTACGGCCCGCCTGGTCGCGGCCGCCGTGGCGCGCCGGGTCGGTGTGGAGGAAGCCGTCCTCGACGAGGTCCGCCTCGCCGTGGGCGAGGCCTGTTCGCGTGCCGTCGGACTCCATCGGAGCAACGGACTGACCGCGCCCGTCCGGGTGGTCCTGACCGAGGAGGACAAGGTGTTCTCCATCGAGGTCGGCGACGAGGTCCCCGGGCCGTCCGGCAGTGCCTCCGACGCGGTGTCCGGCATCACCGCCGTCCTGGAGTCCGAGGGTGAGACCGAGGACGAGATGGGTCTCGCGGTGATCAGCGGGCTCGTCGACGACGTCGAGGTGAGCAGCGATGAATCGGGCGGGACCATCCGGATGAGCTGGCCCCTCTCCGGGGTTTCCGAGCTTCCCTGA
- the bldG gene encoding anti-sigma factor antagonist BldG, whose translation MDLSLSTRTVGDRTVVEVGGEIDVYTAPKLREQLVELVNDGSYHLVVDMERVDFLDSTGLGVLVGGLKRVRAHEGSLRLVCNQERILKIFRITGLTKVFPIHTTVEDAVNATD comes from the coding sequence GTGGACCTGTCCCTGTCGACTCGCACTGTCGGCGACCGTACGGTCGTGGAGGTCGGTGGCGAGATTGATGTGTATACCGCGCCCAAGCTGCGCGAGCAGTTGGTCGAGTTGGTGAACGACGGCAGCTACCACCTGGTTGTCGACATGGAGCGGGTGGACTTCCTCGACTCCACCGGCCTCGGTGTGCTCGTGGGAGGCCTCAAGCGCGTCCGTGCGCACGAGGGCTCGCTCCGTCTGGTGTGCAACCAGGAGCGCATCCTGAAGATCTTCCGCATCACCGGTCTGACCAAGGTGTTTCCGATCCACACCACGGTGGAAGACGCCGTCAACGCGACCGACTGA